In Malania oleifera isolate guangnan ecotype guangnan chromosome 8, ASM2987363v1, whole genome shotgun sequence, a single window of DNA contains:
- the LOC131162508 gene encoding uncharacterized protein LOC131162508 isoform X2: MEGGLPMLNCLLQHTLRSLCSCSDSSNSSKWVYAVFWRILPRNYPPPKWDYGGGALDRSKGNKRNWILVWEDGFCDFEECERAGSGYMKRFGADVFFKMSHEVYNYGEGLVGKIAAENSHKWVFRDGPSEQDPGLISSWNASIDPPRAWDFQFNSGIQTIAIISVREGVIQLGSFDKILEDLNQVISIQRKFGYIQSIPGIFALQRPYLPIIQLPNTHKPQTIDGHETAFSADDKRRLTGVKRLYGAEIAGKSPTNKSINLGWNSPQDGAAGPSMWSIPPLLPTMSCGFGALLSQFPSVIPSYNVIDAPDTALVSNNNSNISVNCATEGGTVDPAGGIAEIKVESSSLADVDDDRDEKPSTIKPNLGLEDEGAVELGFWSPEGGTETQSPLNLN; encoded by the exons ATGGAAGGTGGACTACCCATGCTTAATTGTCTCCTGCAGCACACCCTCAGAAGCCTATGTTCATGCTCAGATTCTTCCAATTCATCGAAGTGGGTGTACGCTGTTTTCTGGAGGATCTTGCCTCGCAACTACCCTCCACCCAA GTGGGATTACGGAGGAGGCGCTCTTGATCGCTCCAAGGGAAACAAAAGGAATTG GATTCTTGTTTGGGAAGATGGGTTCTGTGACTTCGAGGAGTGCGAACGAGCAGGGAGCGGATATATGAAGAGGTTCGGAGCTGATGTCTTCTTCAAAATGTCCCATGAAGTCTACAATTATGGAGAAGG ACTAGTGGGGAAAATTGCAGCAGAAAACAGTCACAAATGGGTGTTCAGAGATGGCCCAAGTGAGCAAGACCCCGGACTCATTTCATCATGGAATGCATCAATCGATCCC CCCAGGGCATGGGATTTTCAGTTCAATTCAGGCATTCAG ACAATCGCCATCATTTCTGTAAGAGAAGGCGTCATCCAACTGGGTTCATTCGATAAg ataTTGGAAGACCTCAACCAGGTGATCAGCATTCAGAGGAAATTCGGGTACATCCAGAGCATACCAGGCATCTTCGCGCTACAGAGACCGTATTTACCAATCATTCAACTCCCAAACACCCACAAACCCCAGACGATCGACGGCCATGAAACGGCGTTCTCCGCCGACGATAAGCGCCGATTAACCGGCGTGAAGAGACTGTACGGTGCCGAAATAGCTGGCAAGTCCCCCACCAATAAATCCATCAACTTGGGCTGGAACAGCCCACAAGACGGCGCCGCGGGACCATCCATGTGGTCGATCCCACCCCTTTTGCCCACCATGTCTTGCGGTTTCGGCGCTCTTTTATCGCAATTTCCTTCGGTGATCCCATCCTATAACGTCATTGATGCTCCTGACACAGCTCTGGTCAGCAACAACAACAGCAATATCAGCGTCAACTGCGCAACGGAAGGGGGAACGGTCGATCCCGCCGGTGGGATCGCGGAGATAAAGGTGGAATCGTCTTCTCTTGCAGATGTAGACGACGATCGAGATGAGAAACCCAGCACCATAAAGCCTAATTTGGGGTTGGAAGATGAGGGTGCTGTGGAGTTGGGGTTTTGGAGCCCTGAGGGAGGGACAGAGACGCAGAGCCCTCtaaatcttaattaa
- the LOC131162508 gene encoding uncharacterized protein LOC131162508 isoform X1, whose protein sequence is MEGGLPMLNCLLQHTLRSLCSCSDSSNSSKWVYAVFWRILPRNYPPPKWDYGGGALDRSKGNKRNWILVWEDGFCDFEECERAGSGYMKRFGADVFFKMSHEVYNYGEGLVGKIAAENSHKWVFRDGPSEQDPGLISSWNASIDPQPRAWDFQFNSGIQTIAIISVREGVIQLGSFDKILEDLNQVISIQRKFGYIQSIPGIFALQRPYLPIIQLPNTHKPQTIDGHETAFSADDKRRLTGVKRLYGAEIAGKSPTNKSINLGWNSPQDGAAGPSMWSIPPLLPTMSCGFGALLSQFPSVIPSYNVIDAPDTALVSNNNSNISVNCATEGGTVDPAGGIAEIKVESSSLADVDDDRDEKPSTIKPNLGLEDEGAVELGFWSPEGGTETQSPLNLN, encoded by the exons ATGGAAGGTGGACTACCCATGCTTAATTGTCTCCTGCAGCACACCCTCAGAAGCCTATGTTCATGCTCAGATTCTTCCAATTCATCGAAGTGGGTGTACGCTGTTTTCTGGAGGATCTTGCCTCGCAACTACCCTCCACCCAA GTGGGATTACGGAGGAGGCGCTCTTGATCGCTCCAAGGGAAACAAAAGGAATTG GATTCTTGTTTGGGAAGATGGGTTCTGTGACTTCGAGGAGTGCGAACGAGCAGGGAGCGGATATATGAAGAGGTTCGGAGCTGATGTCTTCTTCAAAATGTCCCATGAAGTCTACAATTATGGAGAAGG ACTAGTGGGGAAAATTGCAGCAGAAAACAGTCACAAATGGGTGTTCAGAGATGGCCCAAGTGAGCAAGACCCCGGACTCATTTCATCATGGAATGCATCAATCGATCCC CAGCCCAGGGCATGGGATTTTCAGTTCAATTCAGGCATTCAG ACAATCGCCATCATTTCTGTAAGAGAAGGCGTCATCCAACTGGGTTCATTCGATAAg ataTTGGAAGACCTCAACCAGGTGATCAGCATTCAGAGGAAATTCGGGTACATCCAGAGCATACCAGGCATCTTCGCGCTACAGAGACCGTATTTACCAATCATTCAACTCCCAAACACCCACAAACCCCAGACGATCGACGGCCATGAAACGGCGTTCTCCGCCGACGATAAGCGCCGATTAACCGGCGTGAAGAGACTGTACGGTGCCGAAATAGCTGGCAAGTCCCCCACCAATAAATCCATCAACTTGGGCTGGAACAGCCCACAAGACGGCGCCGCGGGACCATCCATGTGGTCGATCCCACCCCTTTTGCCCACCATGTCTTGCGGTTTCGGCGCTCTTTTATCGCAATTTCCTTCGGTGATCCCATCCTATAACGTCATTGATGCTCCTGACACAGCTCTGGTCAGCAACAACAACAGCAATATCAGCGTCAACTGCGCAACGGAAGGGGGAACGGTCGATCCCGCCGGTGGGATCGCGGAGATAAAGGTGGAATCGTCTTCTCTTGCAGATGTAGACGACGATCGAGATGAGAAACCCAGCACCATAAAGCCTAATTTGGGGTTGGAAGATGAGGGTGCTGTGGAGTTGGGGTTTTGGAGCCCTGAGGGAGGGACAGAGACGCAGAGCCCTCtaaatcttaattaa